A single Aspergillus chevalieri M1 DNA, chromosome 3, nearly complete sequence DNA region contains:
- the SIN3 gene encoding transcriptional regulator SIN3 (COG:B;~EggNog:ENOG410PFTT;~InterPro:IPR013194,IPR039774,IPR036600,IPR003822, IPR031693;~PFAM:PF16879,PF02671,PF08295;~go_function: GO:0003714 - transcription corepressor activity [Evidence IEA];~go_process: GO:0006355 - regulation of transcription, DNA-templated [Evidence IEA]) produces MQHPSPQSINRERERDSRERELIERQRQEEIHREREQREREREQIERQREQQQHHPVQSHTGSIPLHQPVANKPPTSIHNGLLSNLNPPNGPQGAMQSGGPGGLFGSQVRHGEGTPGSFMQHPAAPPGQPMLGFGGSGPQIPGNVAALTQGQQPILNDALSYLDQVKVRFVDQADVYNRFLDIMKDFKSQAIDTPGVIQRVSTLFNGHPALIQGFNTFLPPGYRIECGTEDNPDAIRVTTPSGTNTLSMTRPRASMDAAADMGPSGGMGPHGRAEFYDQSRASWQQPQHQPQQGGYSPGSRMMAPGMFGQQHGQGQTHESSYEYPTQQEQQAAAGAAAMAHQQDQRGVSQLQGAASAASAGLGRPSMMQISPAGQALNQPMNSLAGVGSGMLQGSQADLNKRGPVEFNHAISYVNKIKNRFSNAPEIYKQFLEILQTYQRESKPIQDVYAQVTQLFNTAPDLLEDFKQFLPESAAHAKQQAAARQAEEAVQTSNVRGEPGYPSAGGLPSQTPNRDVKMPPLGQFNVKDSAKNGKKRPGPGAPSSTLGSLSGPPASEAARMGDPQGRPQALQVGNANKRARVHHPKPSQADAPSVSPTLIPALPEPIPPSNSLTPTQEEFAFFDRVKKYIGNKSTFSEFLKLCNLYSTDLIDRQVLVKRAAGYIGSHPELFAWFKRFMHVEEPEDKIIEIKPKQSPGIVNLSHCRSLGPSYRLLPKRERQKPCSGRDQLCYSVLNDEWASHPTWASEDSGFVAHRKNQFEDALHRIEEDRHDYDHHIEACTRTIQLIEPIVQQFLVMSEAERAAFKLPRGLGGQSEAIYQRVIKKVYDRQRGDRIIREMFERPCHVLPIVLFRMKQKCEEWKASQREWDKVWREQTQKAYWRSLDHQAIASKAVDKKLFVAKHIQSEIQGKFEESRNLRKSGYHVPAHQFEYTFDDPAVLIDATYLLIVFIDRNSAGFGADPQKVIAFIKDIIPIFFGMDRESFHAYMNEASSGSSTAEEGDDESLAAEETSSNRSRKTATSKKMDLLRDVLERRGEKGNRSEKGGNSAPGSRAGSRAGTPDAVLVPSVAPPDPTQPVDVTELKWMEHPGQGNFNLQREYTLNENYKKKTYHLYANGNIYCFFRTFEILYSRLLRIKLQEKDAHEGVRRAAMGKPATELGLLDKVPGDFFYDTDPKSNFYQQIVRMCEEVIKGDLENSHLEETLRRFYLRGGYQLYNLEKMFAGIAKFAGAIFNGDSKDRSSDIINIFFKERDREETTHNQEIQYRKQVEKLIKDGDVYRITYHPTSKKTMVQLLTPEDATLQNEELSQEARWSYYVSAYTMRDPTEGVPFSQMRMPFLKRNLPTKLDQEDEYNRYYRPLEHQDGLIIRICANSYHLLYEPGSCEWSWRPTGPTEETAEEAAKEDAAVKERRKDRFVEKFINNPVWAHGLSKDEVDESNQRFRSWIRGSEPEPSGPEAEAGEGTGDGEDANADNGPGAGTDADADAAANAEAGAGATTEATKATAADAPPEDGNTDTEKPAEPEDTEMVDAAEPAPSESKEA; encoded by the exons ATGCAGCACCCCTCGCCCCAATCCATCAATCGGGAACGCGAACGCGACTCGAGAGAACGGGAATTGATCGAGCGCCAGCGCCAGGAGGAAATTCACCGAGAGCGTGAGCAGCGCGAGCGCGAGCGCGAACAGATTGAACGTCAGCGCgagcaacaacaacatcatcccGTTCAGAGTCATACTGGGTCGATTCCGCTGCACCAGCCTGTGGCCAATAAACCACCGACTTCGATCCATAATGGGCTGCTGTCGAACCTGAACCCTCCGAATGGTCCGCAGGGTGCTATGCAGTCTGGTGGCCCTGGTGGGCTATTTGGCTCGCAGGTTCGGCATGGAGAAGGGACACCTGGTTCTTTCATGCAGCATCCCGCTGCTCCGCCGGGACAGCCTATGTTGGGATTTGGTGGATCTGGTCCGCAGATCCCCGGAAATGTTGCTGCTCTGACTCAGGGCCAGCAGCCGATTCTGAAT GACGCCCTCAGCTATCTGGATCAGGTCAAGGTTCGGTTCGTTGACCAGGCCGATGTGTACAACCGATTCCTTGATATAATGAAAGATTTCAAGAGCCAAGC TATTGACACGCCTGGTGTGATTCAACGTGTTTCGACCTTGTTCAACGGCCACCCCGCTCTTATCCAGGGCTTCAATACCTTCCTGCCTCCTGGGTATCGTATCGAATGCGGAACAGAGGACAACCCTGACGCCATTAGGGTCACCACTCCGTCGGGTACAAACACACTAAGCATGACTCGCCCGCGCGCGTCCATGGATGCCGCGGCGGACATGGGTCCATCTGGTGGCATGGGTCCCCATGGTCGCGCTGAATTCTACGACCAATCACGAGCCAGCTGGCAACAGCCCCAGCACCAGCCCCAGCAAGGCGGTTACTCGCCTGGCTCTCGCATGATGGCACCAGGCATGTTTGGACAACAGCACGGCCAAGGCCAGACTCACGAAAGTTCTTATGAGTACCCGACCCAGCAAGAACAACAGGCGGCAGCGGGCGCTGCGGCTATGGCTCACCAGCAGGACCAGCGTGGTGTGTCCCAACTCCAGGGTGCTGCTTCTGCCGCTTCGGCTGGTTTGGGACGTCCATCTATGATGCAGATTTCGCCAGCAGGTCAGGCATTGAATCAACCGATGAATAGCCTGGCTGGCGTGGGGTCTGGTATGCTGCAGGGATCTCAGGCTGATTTGAACAAGCGTGGACCCGTTGAGTTTAACCATGCAATTAGCTATGTTAACAAGATAAAG AACCGTTTCTCCAACGCGCCTGAGATCTACAAGCAGTTCCTCGAGATACTACAAACATACCAACGCGAGTCGAAGCCTATCCAAGACGTTTACGCTCAGGTGACCCAGCTTTTCAACACTGCTCCCGATCTGCTGGAGGATTTCAAACAATTCCTGCCAGAGTCTGCAGCACACGCCAAGCAGCAAGCGGCTGCACGCCAGGCCGAGGAGGCGGTGCAAACGAGCAATGTTCGCGGCGAGCCTGGCTACCCCAGTGCTGGCGGCCTGCCTTCCCAGACTCCCAACCGGGACGTCAAGATGCCACCTCTTGGCCAGTTCAACGTGAAGGACTCTGCCAAAAATGGTAAGAAACGACCTGGTCCTGGCGCTCCTTCGTCTACATTGGGGTCTCTTTCGGGGCCACCTGCGTCTGAAGCTGCCCGCATGGGTGATCCGCAGGGCCGACCACAGGCTCTTCAGGTTGGCAACGCGAATAAGAGAGCCAGAGTTCATCATCCTAAGCCCTCGCAAGCTGACGCCCCTTCCGTTTCGCCTACCCTCATTCCCGCGCTTCCAGAACCAATCCCGCCTTCGAATTCTCTGACGCCTACGCAAGAGGAATTTGCTTTCTTTGATCGTGTAAAGAAGTACATTGGAAACAAGTCGACGTTTAGCGAGTTTCTCAAGCTCTGCAATCTCTATTCGACAGATCTAATCGACAGACAAGTTCTTGTCAAGAGAGCAGCTGGCTACATTGGCTCGCATCCGGAGTTGTTTGCTTGGTTCAAGCGCTTCATGCACGTTGAAGAGCCTGAGGATAAGATCATTGAGATCAAGCCCAAGCAGTCGCCTGGAATCGTCAACCTTTCCCACTGCCGCTCTCTCGGTCCCAGCTATCGTCTGCTGCCCAAGCGCGAGCGGCAAAAGCCATGTAGTGGTCGCGACCAGCTCTGCTACAGCGTCCTCAACGATGAATGGGCGTCCCACCCTACATGGGCGTCTGAAGATTCTGGTTTCGTGGCCCATCGCAAGAACCAGTTTGAAGATGCACTTCACCGGATTGAAGAGGACCGACACGATTACGACCACCACATCGAGGCATGCACTCGTACAATCCAACTCATTGAGCCTATCGTTCAGCAATTCTTGGTGATGTCTGAAGCAGAAAGAGCGGCGTTTAAGCTTCCGCGGGGCTTGGGTGGCCAGAGTGAGGCTATCTATCAGCGTGTGATCAAGAAGGTGTATGATCGACAGCGTGGAGACAGGATTATTCGTGAGATGTTCGAACGGCCGTGTCATGTTCTCCCAATTGTTCTGTTTCGTATGAAGCAGAAGTGCGAGGAGTGGAAAGCTAGCCAGCGCGAATGGGACAAGGTCTGGCGGGAACAAACACAAAAGGCCTACTGGCGGAGCTTGGACCACCAGGCTATTGCTAGCAAGGCTGTCGACAAGAAGCTTTTCGTCGCCAAACACATCCAGAGTGAAATCCAGGGCAAGTTCGAAGAAAGCCGGAATTTGCGAAAGAGTGGTTACCATGTCCCTGCGCACCAGTTTGAGTACACGTTCGACGACCCGGCTGTCCTGATCGATGCTACCTACTTGTTGATCGTTTTTATCGATCGGAACTCTGCGGGCTTCGGAGCTGATCCTCAGAAGGTGATCGCGTTCATCAAGGATATCATTCCTATCTTCTTCGGTATGGACCGTGAGAGCTTCCATGCGTACATGAACGAAGCGTCGAGTGGGAGCTCTACAGCTGAAGAGGGTGATGATGAAAGTCTTGCAGCTGAGGAGACCTCTTCGAACCGTAGTCGCAAGACGGCGACTAGCAAGAAGATGGATCTACTCCGTGATGTCTTGGAGCGCCGCGGTGAGAAGGGCAACCGAAGCGAGAAAGGCGGCAACAGTGCTCCTGGAAGCCGCGCGGGTAGCCGTGCTGGCACGCCAGATGCTGTTTTGGTTCCTTCTGTGGCTCCTCCGGACCCGACTCAGCCTGTTGACGTGACGGAACTCAAGTGGATGGAGCACCCTGGCCAGGGCAACTTCAACCTGCAGCGGGAGTACACGCTCAACGAGAACTACAAGAAGAAGACCTATCACCTGTACGCCAACGGAAACATCTACTGCTTCTTCCGGACGTTCGAGATTCTTTATTCGCGACTGCTGCGCATCAAATTGCAAGAAAAGGACGCGCATGAGGGCGTACGTCGCGCTGCAATGGGCAAGCCGGCGACTGAACTGGGTCTTCTGGACAAGGTGCCTGGGGATTTCTTCTACGACACAGATCCCAAGTCCAACTTCTACCAGCAGATTGTGCGGATGTGTGAAGAGGTCATCAAGGGTGATCTGGAGAACAGCCATCTCGAGGAGACTCTTCGTCGGTTCTACCTTCGCGGTGGCTACCAGCTGTACAACTTGGAGAAGATGTTTGCTGGTATTGCCAAGTTTGCTGGTGCGATTTTCAACGGTGATTCGAAGGATCGCAGCTCGGATATTATCAACATCTTCTTTAAGGAGCGGGATCGTGAGGAGACTACGCACAACCAGGAAATTCAGTACCGGAAACAAGTGGAGAAGTTGATTAAGGATGGGGATGTTTATCGGATTACCTAC CATCCCACATCTAAGAAGACTATGGTACAACTCTTGACGCCAGAGGACGCGACATTACAGAATGAAGAGCTAAGCCAGGAAGCGCGCTGGTCTTACTACGTCTCCGCATATACCATGCGCGACCCGACAGAAGGCGTCCCGTTCTCCCAGATGCGCATGCCTTTCTTAAAACGGAACTTGCCAACCAAACTCGACCAAGAAGACGAGTACAACCGCTACTACCGGCCTCTCGAGCACCAAGATGGTCTGATCATCCGGATCTGCGCAAACAGCTATCATCTTCTGTACGAGCCCGGCAGTTGCGAATGGAGCTGGCGTCCCACAGGCCCGACAGAGGAGACCGCCGAAGAGGCAGCCAAGGAAGACGCGGCTGTCAAGGAGCGCCGCAAGGACCGCTTTGTGGAAAAGTTTATTAATAACCCGGTCTGGGCGCATGGACTCAGCAAGGACGAAGTGGACGAGTCTAATCAGCGCTTCCGGTCATGGATCAGGGGTTCCGAGCCTGAACCGAGCGGTcctgaggctgaggctggGGAAGGGACTGGGGATGGAGAAGATGCCAACGCTGACAATGGTCCTGGCGCTGGTACTGACGCTGACGCCGACGCCGCCGCTAATGCGGAGGCGGGTGCGGGTGCCACTACAGAGGCCACGAAGGCTACAGCTGCAGACGCCCCTCCGGAAGACGGCAATACAGACACAGAGAAACCGGCAGAACCGGAAGATACGGAAATGGTAGACGCAGCGGAACCAGCGCCATCCGAGTCGAAAGAGGCATGA
- the coaT gene encoding acetyl-CoA hydrolase ACH1 (COG:C;~EggNog:ENOG410PIR1;~InterPro:IPR026888,IPR003702,IPR038460,IPR037171;~PFAM:PF02550,PF13336;~go_function: GO:0003986 - acetyl-CoA hydrolase activity [Evidence IEA];~go_function: GO:0008775 - acetate CoA-transferase activity [Evidence IEA];~go_process: GO:0006083 - acetate metabolic process [Evidence IEA];~go_process: GO:0019679 - propionate metabolic process, methylcitrate cycle [Evidence IEA]) → MASALLRSRVKRPSYLNKLAKAEDLVDLFPHGSYIGWSGFTGVGYPKKVPTALADHVEKNKLEGKLKYSLFVGASSGAETENRWAALDMIERRSPHQVGREIAKGLNSGRIKFFDKHLSMFPQDLINGWYTLNKPSGKLDVAVIEASAITENGGIIPGASVGASPELVQMADKVIIEVNTTTPSFEGLHDIYVPEQAPYSKPMMIMRPEDRIGTPYIPVDPEKVVAIVEGDYPDKTAPNTPEDETSQAIAGNLIEFLKHEVDHGRLPNNLLPLQSGIGNIANAVVGGLSKGGANFKNLKVWTEVLQDTFLDLFDSGNLDFATATSIRFSPDGFKRFYDNWDRYADKLLLRPQGISNSPEIIRRLGCIGMNTPVEVDIYAHANSTCVFGSRMLNGLGGSADFLRNSRYSIMHTPSFRPSKTDPTGVSCIVPFATHIDQTEHDLDMVVTEQGFADVRGLSPRERARVIIKNCAHPDYQPILTDYLDRAEFECLKKGMGHEPHLLFNAFKMHKNLAENGTMKINSWD, encoded by the exons ATGGCATCTGCTCTTCTCAGAAGCCGTGTTAAGCGGCCTTCGTACCTTAACAAGCTGGCTAAGGCTGAGGATCTTGTTGACCTGTTTCCTCATGGCTCGTATATCGGCTGGTCAGGGTTTACGGGTGTTGGATACCCCAA GAAAGTCCCCACCGCCCTGGCAGACCACGTCGAAAAGAACAAGCTCGAAGGAAAGTTGAAATACTCGCTGTTCGTCGGTGCTTCGTCCGGCGCAGAGACTGAAAACCGCTGGGCAGCATTGGACATGATCGAGCGCCGCAGTCCCCACCAGGTCGGCAGGGAGATCGCCAAGGGATTGAACTCGGGCCGGATAAAGTTCTTCGATAAGCACCTGAGCATGTTCCCCCAGGACCTGATCAATGGGTGGTACACATTGAACAAGCCCAGCGGTAAGCTGGATGTTGCGGTTATCGAGGCGTCTGCAATTACCGAGAATGGTGGAATTATCCCCGGTGCATCGGTTGGTGCGTCGCCGGAGCTCGTGCAGATGGCGGATAAGGTTATCATTGAGGTGAACACGACGACGCCGTCGTTTGAGGGCCTGCATGACATCTATGTGCCTGAGCAGGCGCCGTACAGCAAGCCCATGATGATCATGCGTCCCGAGGACCGTATCGGAACTCCGTACATCCCCGTCGACCCGGAGAAGGTCGTTGCTATCGTCGAGGGTGACTACCCCGACAAGACAGCCCCCAACACGCCCGAGGATGAAACCTCGCAGGCCATCGCGGGTAACCTGATCGAGTTCCTCAAGCACGAGGTTGACCATGGCCGTCTCCCCAATAACCTCCTCCCCCTACAATCCGGCATTGGCAACATCGCCAACGCCGTCGTCGGCGGCCTCTCCAAGGGCGGCGCCAACTTCAAAAACCTCAAGGTCTGGACCGAAGTCCTGCAAGACACCTTCCTCGACCTCTTCGACAGCGGCAACCTCGACTTCGCTACTGCCACCTCCATCCGCTTTTCGCCCGACGGCTTCAAGCGCTTCTACGACAACTGGGACCGCTACGCCGACaagctcctcctccgcccccAGGGCATCTCCAACTCCCCCGAGATCATCCGCCGCCTGGGCTGCATCGGCATGAACACCCCTGTCGAAGTGGACATCTACGCGCACGCAAACTCCACCTGCGTCTTCGGCTCCCGCATGCTCAACGGTCTCGGTGGCTCCGCCGACTTCCTGCGTAACTCGCGCTACTCCATTATGCATACTCCTTCCTTCCGTCCCTCCAAGACCGACCCCACCGGTGTCTCGTGCATCGTCCCCTTTGCGACACACATCGACCAGACAGAGCACGATCTGGACATGGTCGTCACAGAGCAGGGATTTGCTGACGTGCGTGGTCTCTCGCCTAGAGAACGCGCTCGCGTCATTATCAAGAACTGCGCGCACCCTGACTACCAGCCTATTCTTACTGATTACTTGGATCGGGCGGAGTTTGAGTGCCTGAAGAAGGGCATGGGCCATGAGCCGCATCTGTTGTTTAATGCGTTTAAGATGCACAAGAACCTGGCGGAGAATGGCACGATGAAGATTAACAGCTGGGATTAA
- a CDS encoding uncharacterized protein (COG:S;~EggNog:ENOG410Q28M), which produces MSSPSRSNDYGSDLWIRDSQSQTRRPTSGRGLFAGLQDVKHYNVENGWAKRSVRDENPGILGFLGRWYVSCPCFWIAFQRVANVNGRCRVWGGYTPPRE; this is translated from the exons ATGTCTTCTCCCTCCCGCTCCAACGACTACGGCTCCGACCTCTGGATCCGCGACTCGCAGTCTCAAACCCGC CGCCCCACATCCGGCCGCGGCCTCTTCGCCGGCCTCCAAGACGTAAAACACTACAATGTGGAAAACGGGTGGGCGAAGAGGAGTGTGAGGGATGAAAATCCGGGGATTCTGGGGTTTTTGGGGAGGTGGTACGTCTCTTGTCCCTGTTTTTGGATTGCGTTTCAGAGGGTGGCTAATGTTAATGGAAGGTGTAGGGTGTGGGGTGGGTATACGCCGCCGAGGGAGTGA
- the btgE gene encoding putative cell wall glucanase (Scw11) (CAZy:GH17;~COG:G;~EggNog:ENOG410PG24;~InterPro:IPR017853;~SECRETED:SignalP(1-19)) encodes MRATLLAAAAIAGTAVADGVHMHRRGHEAAHQRRALQNPAPSSVASSVAEETCGCTTEVITYYGSPTLIPLPETTSTPSPAPVTTSSTVPPADLTTTLESTSYTTVTVVTTTPSASPSPAPEPETSSVPAETPETPVETPVETPSQPPSEAPSSPAPAPSSSTETPVVESSTWVPQTSSSVIPSPVAPVTTPSSVAPATTSTAVVELPTPDITSFTSTGVYTIPAKTITVTDSTTVCGAASTELPSGSHTIGGVTTVVETATTVTCPYATVKPTGSTTTSVIETTTYVCPSAGTYTIAPITTYVPTNTAVVYPTPATYTPGTYTKPDRTMTITNTDYTYVCPEESTTSVSTAVSTPAVSTTPAVSTTPAVSTTSAIPSSSTSSSTPIPSAVNGQMGMTYSPYANDGNCQDEATVLKNVGEIAQKGFSHIRLYATDCNGLEYVGKAAKQHGLKMIIGVYIDDSGISGAQEQVTAITKWAQWDLVTLIVVGNEAIQDGYVDVGSLAGFITSAKQSFKSAGFTGDVTTSEPINIWQQEGSSLCSAIDVVGANIHPFFNAQTTAEQAGKFAKSEVKILEGICSGKDVVILETGWPNDGQANGAAIPGKEQQAAAIKSLVQEVGSQSVFFSFANDLWKDAGEFDVERYWGCIENFN; translated from the exons ATGAGGGCTACTCTTTTGGCTGCGGCCGCCATCGCCGGTACTGCTGTTGCTGATGGCGTCCACATGCACCGTCGCGGTCACGAAGCTGCTCACCAGCGTCGGGCCCTTCAGAACCCTGCGCCTTCATCCGTTGCTTCTTCGGTTGCGGAGGAGACCTGCGGCTGTACCACCGAGGTCATCACCTACTACGGCTCTCCTACCT TGATTCCCCTGCCGGAGACCACCTCGACTCCCTCTCCTGCTCCCGTCACCACCTCCAGCACGGTCCCTCCTGCTGATTTGACCACCACTCTCGAGTCGACCAGCTACACCACCGTGACCGTCGTCACCACTACTCCTTCGGCTTCGCCTTCGCCAGCTCCCGAGCCGGAGACTTCGTCCGTCCCCGCTGAGACCCCCGAGACTCCGGTCGAGACCCCCGTCGAGACCCCCTCTCAGCCTCCTTCGGAGGCTCCCTCGTCTCCCGCTCCCGCTCCTTCCTCGTCGACCGAGACCCCCGTGGTTGAGAGCTCGACCTGGGTTCCCCAGACCTCATCGTCTGTCATCCCCAGCCCCGTTGCTCCCGTCACCACTCCCAGCAGCGTGGCTCCTGCTACCACCAGCACCGCTGTCGTGGAGCTCCCCACCCCTGATATCACCAGCTTCACCTCCACTGGTGTCTACACCATCCCCGCCAAGACCATCACCGTGACCGACTCGACCACGGTCTGCGGTGCCGCCAGCACTGAGCTCCCCAGCGGTTCCCACACCATTGGTGGTGTTACCACTGTCGTTGAGACCGCGACCACCGTCACCTGCCCCTACGCCACCGTCAAGCCCACTGGCTCGACCACCACCAGCGTGATTGAGACCACCACCTACGTCTGCCCCTCTGCCGGTACCTACACCATTGCGCCCATCACCACCTATGTGCCCACCAACACCGCCGTGGTCTACCCTACCCCGGCCACCTACACTCCGGGTACCTACACCAAGCCTGACCGCACCATGACCATCACCAACACTGACTACACCTACGTCTGCCCCGAGGAGAGTACCACCAGCGTCTCCACCGCTGTGAGCACCCCTGCCGTCAGCACCACCCCTGCCGTCAGCACCACCCCTGCCGTCAGCACCACCTCGGCCATCCCCTCGTCCTCGACCAGCTCTTCTACTCCCATCCCAAGCGCCGTCAACGGTCAGATGGGTATGACCTACTCTCCCTATGCCAACGACGGTAACTGCCAGGACGAGGCGACTGTGCTCAAGAACGTTGGTGAAATCGCCCAGAAGGGCTTCTCCCACATCCGTCTCTACGCCACCGACTGCAACGGTCTCGAGTATGTCGGCAAGGCTGCCAAGCAACACGGTCTGAAGATGATCATCGGTGTCTACATCGACGACAGTGGTATCTCGGGTGCCCAGGAGCAGgtcaccgccatcaccaagTGGGCCCAGTGGGACCTCGTCACCCTGATCGTCGTCGGTAACGAGGCCATCCAGGACGGCTACGTCGACGTTGGCTCTCTCGCCGGCTTCATCACCTCCGCCAAGCAGTCCTTCAAGTCGGCCGGTTTCACCGGTGACGTGACCACCTCCGAGCCCATCAACATCTGGCAGCAGGAGGGCTCTTCTCTCTGCTCGGCCATTGACGTCGTCGGTGCCAACATCCACCCCTTCTTCAACGCCCAGACCACCGCCGAGCAGGCCGGTAAGTTCGCCAAGTCCGAGGTCAAGATCCTCGAGGGCATTTGCTCTGGCAAGGATGTCGTCATCCTCGAGACCGGCTGGCCCAACGATGGCCAGGCCAACGGTGCCGCCATTCCCGGTAAGGAGCAGCAGGCCGCCGCCATCAAGTCGCTggtgcaggaggttggtagccAGTCCGTGTTCTTCTCCTTCGCCAACGACTTGTGGAAGGATGCTGGTGAGTTCGATGTCGAGCGCTACTGGGGCTGCATCGAGAACTTCAACTAG